The sequence ctcatCTGAAGCACTTACAAGCTTCACTGGCTGAGTTTTGAGAGACTGTCcacataatattttttttttttctgggttcttcaccaaagctttatggcagagtggcaaagagaaagtcactgttgaaaaaagctcatAAGAAATCTTAATTAGAGTTCATCAGGAGACACatgggagactctgaagtcaactggaagaaggttctttcaTCTGGGGAAGCCAAAATAGAGCTTTTCTAGCATCAGACTAGACACTATGTTTGGCAAACACCAGCCACTGTTCAGCGTCACAACAACACCATCCATagcatgaagcatggtggtggcagcatcatattgTGAAGCATggtcaaaacaataaaaagtatATGAACTTGCATTAAGTCAGCAGGAGGTGGTTGGGATGGTGGATGGGTTAACAATACCTTAAACTTAAGGCATCAAAAGCACTTTGGTTAAGGTTAGGAAAAGACTGTGGCTTTATTGAAATGTAAATGAACACATAATGTCAATGTGGACATTTTCTATTAACATTGTAAATTTAACCAAGTCATTTTAATCAGAAATTTAATGTGGTGGcaattatttttcctttaaacttCATTTGCTGTTGCAAAACTACCTCTTCTCTCTAATTTCAGTCTTtactaatttattaatttagttTAACAGCTGCTTTCTGTAGCTTCTTATTTCCTGTATAGGCATGAGAACAGGGGTATATAGTTTTTTGAATTATAGAGGAAAATATTTCTTCATTGTTGCTTTTACAGGCCTGGTTGTTGCTCCAGTGAAAGAcgtttaatattttactttcatgACTTTTGGCTACAACGGCCACACTTCAGGAGCCATCTTGGTGAAAAACAGCCATTACAAGTGAGTACCTGGGAAATCAAAGGACCTGATCTCAGCGACACAACGACTAGCTCAGTGATTCTTAATCTAAACGTCAAAGACTCTGTCAGCATCATCCTgtgggaaaatggaaaaagtggaTTCCTCATCTTCCCAATGATGTAGATTTTTGGGGGTTAAACATGTGAacagctttttttctcttttggaaGCACGTGCTGACAAACTATTTAACCATACGTTGAACCATACATGGTGTAGCCTTCAATTATCTTTCATGGTCTTGGGACTTGTATGGGGATGacatcaaaaacaacaatatataATCAATCATGACATTCTAAACTTTCAAACATAATCAAAGccattaaaaagcaaaatttaactgacatgttttctttgtaacattttttgtagtattttacgTACAACATGATCATTTTGGGTctgtaataaaacaacaaaaactgaaaccgACTGATGTTACTAATGTATCtgtattctttttttcatttttaaaactgtgcagTAGTCTCATGAAGCAGTTTTTGAATAATTATCTGTTTCTATATATTAATTAacgttcattttgtgtcatccAGCGATAACGTAGGGTATTTAAGatttataaaaatgtcattaaaaaaaccTTCAAGACAGTCTATTTCTCACAGTTAaaatacttttattattatGGCATGGTCATGTGCAACCTATAAAAGCCTTCTTCAGAGGTCAAACAGGCTTCATGGAGCCAACTATCCTTTCGTTAGGGGTGTTCCACCAACAGAATCCACTTGGCTTGGGATTGCACACAATATTCAttgaaactgaacaaaattatTTGCCTATTCTTGGAAATACATTGCCATTGTTGGTACTGATTGTACtataatttagaaaaatattgtgTGGCAAAATGATAACTGACTGGACATTTTATAGGCTTACACCACTTTAATGCCACAATACACTGTCCAAATGTAAGATCCTGGTTTTCCTGGTTCCACAGATCGGCTGCATGAGATCTGTTCTCCCTTCCTGTTGAAGGCTTGATGCAAAAACACTTGAGAGTTTTAAACTAAAACATGCCAATGCTGTGATAATAAATGCAATGatttgtggaaaaaagagaAGTATTGGGAGTGTTTTTGTACTTTCGAGTCTACAACCGATCCAAGAAAAACCTCCAACAAACAGATCTGGAATCCAGGTACTACTTCTGCTCAAACATTTCTCAACTTTTATAGTGACTATTGGTTGAGTTCTATGTGCTATAGTGCTGTATTTATTCAAAAAGTACTACAATATGTTACTGTGGATTTCTATCCAcatgaaatctgtcaaaattgACTCTAAAGCTTCTGAATTTCAAACAGTTATTTTGATATCTTAGCCATACTTCAATATTCAGCTCTTCTGATTCCAACAGCTACGGTGGATTTAATCTATTAGTGTGTATCGGTTACTGTCTGAGGTGCTGGGGTAATCGGAGCAGACAGGCCCGAATATCGGTAACAGCCCCTGACAGTTTGCCCATGTTCTCCCATCGCTGAGTGCTGGGATTAAAGCGATGGACCAGTCCAGACTCACTATAGTCATCCTGGCAGTATCCTCCCAGTACATAGAACTTCTCCTCCAGGACAACTGAGGCTGCACCAACATGAGGCACAGGCAGTGATGCAAAAGCCGTCCAAGCATCAGCCACAGGATCATACACCTCGCAGGCTTGTTGGTCGGTGTAAAACTTCCTCAGGTTACACACTCCACCAGCGACGTAAAGATGGCCTTGCAGGGCTTCCATGCAATGCTGGGCCCGGTCATTCGTCATGTCAGCCAGGTAGGTGGTTCCTCTCTCTGGATGGTACAAGAACATGGAAACCAGACACACATACTTACAGTTGAAGCCACCAGAGATGAAAATGCCTTCATTTAGGACGGCGACAGCATAGCCACTCAGCGCCTGATCCAGGGGCTGGAcaaagctgtgaaaaatgaaacaagaggCATCAGACAGTAAAATCTGTCGGGTATCTGTGCATGTACAGGGGGTATCAACAGAACTGACAGAAAACCAAATGCTTTGACATTTATCAGACTTTCTCCACTAATCCATGAGATTAAATTGCAGGGGTGGTATCACTGGGAAACGATATACGGAATGCAGAAAATAGtgtcaaataaaatacaactgaaCTGCATTAGATGAGGAGCATGGAGAGAACATAAATTCACTAGATTTTCTAATAAAAGATCACACTTGATTGGATGTGAACATAATGCCTGAAAACAGTCTGGAAACTAAATGCTAGCTGACTGAACAAGGGTTGCTATCTATAAAGTTGCAGGAAAAGATCAACAAATAAAACCAAGAACTTTAATACCAACACAGATAAAGAGGTGTTATGCTTGGACACATTAAGCTTTGCATTGTCCACTTCCTCACCCCTTATTATCTTCTATTTTGCCCAGAAATGGGGGAGGCAAAGCTTTCCAAAGCAATGAAGCACTTTGAAGTAACTGTTTCCAAGCAAATGCTGACATCTGCTGTCCAAGCATTGGTATAGCATATTACATGATCTAACTAACGAACGGTCAGAATACTACATATACAATCTCATAGCTTTCATTCTTGATATTTAGTTCAATATTATCTTCAATTATAAACATTGTacacttttcttttaaatgtctgAGGGTCTTTTAAATATGGCAATTTGAGAGGTATGACTCCTGTTTCAAAAGAGCATAATGCAGctttgatatatttaatttttgacTCAGCATGCCCTGATACTTCTGCTTTTAAAGATAAATACTGCGTCAGATGGTCATCTTCAGGTGATATTACCTCCAGGAGTCAGTGTCTGGGTTGTACGTCTCAACACTGTCAATGTTGGCGTTGATCTCCTTATCTCCACCAATGGCATAGAGGCGCTCCTCAAGTACCACCACTGAGAAGTTACTTCTCAACTCGTGCATGTCAGCCAGCCTCTTCCAGCTGTCCTTCACGGGGTCATACCTAATAACAAAAGCAAAGATGTGAGCAAAAACTGAGACCACAGCTGCACAGAGAGGAAATATTTCTGTACAGACTGTCTTTCTTTACCTGTAGGCAGATTTCATCATGTCATCCTTTGCATAAAAGTAACATCCCCCGACTACATAGAGCATCCCCTCCATTACTGCAACTCCATGCCTGAACTTTGGCTTGTCTGGGATCTCACCCAATCTCCTCCACTCGATCTCCTTCACTAACCCTGTGCCACTACGTAGGGAGTTTGCAAACCACAGTTCCCTGCTCGGTATGCGGCGACCCATATCTGGGTTTAGCTGGTCACCCCCGACAAGAACCACAACATCTTTGGGTCGCCTCACCCGACAGTAATCCTGGGATTTTGGAAGGCTGAAGCCAAATTCCTTGAGTGCTGAACCATAGAGTTCCACCTCTTTGTCTCCAAAACACTCCATGCGCAGGTTAATGGCTCTGACCTCCCTGAACTCTCGAAAGGTCATGAGGGGGAACCGAACTCCAGTCATCAGCAGGCCAGCCTGGGGCAATCTCTCTTCAGGATCAGCCTCAATCCATGAGATCACAGCTCGAAATACAGCCAACTCCGAGGGCACATACAGGCCATCACAGCAAATGAAGTCTAATAGCTTCTCTGCTGGTAGATCCTGAAATTTTGCTGTAGCTGACACTTCCCTGAAGTTCCTCAGTACAAAGTCATTGGCTTCTTCCAGGAGGTCTGACATTCCATAAGCTTCAGCAAAAGATGCCACGTCGAGGCAGGAGTCCGCTTGTATTTGCTGTTGCATGAAGTTGAGGCAAATCGAAAGAGCTGGCTGGAACTGAAGCTGGAGGGCCGTGCAGGTGATCTCGAAAACAGACTCCCAACCAAGTCGAACGATTCCACTGTAGGAGCAGCCAAGAAGTGCCTCAAACTCAGGAGCCAACAAGAAGGGAAGTTCAACACAGGTCTGACGAGACTCCTTCATTCCACAGGTGAACATGCCTCGGAAGTAGTCGCTGCTTGCTGCCAGGATAACTCTGTGAACTTCAGATGGACAGAAGAAGAGTTAAAACTTTGACCACTATTAAACATTCATCAGGAAAACTAAATATTTGCAATCATACTAACCATGAAAGAAAGTGCCATCCACATTCAAAGTTACGTCACACCCGACTCTGTCTGCCCACAGCTGCTCAATGGACTGTAGCGTAATCTTCATCTGTTCTGGAATAGAGATCGTTCGCTCTTCCTTCTTGGCACTATCACCTTCTTTCGTTCTTTCCTTCTTGCTGCAGAGCTCCACCAGTCTTGGAACCACCAACACTTGAGCTGCAGCCTTGATTTGAGCCATGATGTCTTTGTTTAAAGACAGTACAACGCCAGTGTAGGCAAACTCCACAACTGCCCGAAGCCCAACATGATCGACCCTAGTACCCAAGTGTACTGACCACCGGTCGACTCCTACATCTTCATTACTGTCATATTGTTCTGCATTTTGCTCTCCACTTTTTTCCTTCAGTCTCTCCAAAATGAAGCCGCTGACCGCAGCCAGAATAAGGGAGTGCACATGGAAGCTGTTCCCATTCTCAAGAGTCAGAGTGAGGTCTGTGAGAAGAGACGAATCCCTGAATTCTTTCAGGGCTGCAAACACCTCTTTAGGATAGGATTTGCTGCAGCACGTGTGGATGTTATGTCCTTCATCTCCAAACGCCTCGTCGCTCATGTGCTCCCCAGTTCTGTCCTGACTAGCACCGCTCatcctgacctctgacccctcTTTGTTTTCCCTCCCACTCGTCAGGCCCATCCTGGAGTCATTGTAAGCCATGATCCTCCTCAGCTCACGGTTGTCCTGTTCTATCCCTTCTCCACCTTCTTCAATCactctttttctcctctccttctctctcctccatcGCTCTTCCCACTCCATTGGCAGGTAACGGCGAGTAAACTCCATGTCactgattattttctctttgCATTTTACCTActgttgtctttctgtggtaTTTATAATTACCGATAACATGCTGCAAAATCTCTTGTCAAGATGAATTTGTTACTTTCTTATGTTTACTTTGTCTGCCTTCACAAACCTTTCTGCCACCCGCAaatcccctctctctctcttagacTCAAATTTGCTTGCTGCATAAACATGCAGCTATTTATAGCTACTGGGTCAGAGAGATTCAGTTTCAAGAGAATCTTGGCATGTGATCCATTGTACTGTTTGTCAAGGAGGAACGGACGTCAGTGTTTCACTTAGATTTTTGCTGGAGGGTTAATAAAGACCAAGGCAAAAATATTTCCCCTCAATGTAACTTTGACCTTCAATTAAAGCTCTGTAccttaagaaaaaacaaaattacaccCATTATCATAGcctgaaactggaaaaaaaaacatagaaatcaTTGCATTTTTAACTTTACAATAGTCGAAGTTTAAAATCATTACACTTCATCAAAAGCACTTTATATGTCTCATTTaataatttgccaaaaataaaccataagGGGTAGATCCTGTAAAATACTCTGTGCTTCAAAGCCCTAAtggactcagctgtgaccaacactCCTAAGACTAAAATTTGGTGACTTTTCCAATTAAATGCAAACcatgtttccacagagcaaGGAGGACACAAAGAGAGATcgagagaaaaataaacacacctgattaattaaaaaataaatacatcaaaaattGGTATACAGTGAAGCAAACTGTCAGCAATTTGCTGGAAGACACAAATGTCAACTTTTGTATTtgtactgaaaaaaacaacatctgagCTCTTTCTCCTTCTAGCCAcaactgtgctgtttccatagaggtgcaggactttaatcTCTAGTgaaaaaatgaggccacagcaagtaaaaatgtgacacagacATCCATAAACTGATGAGTGATCCGATGGTTAAACATTATAGAGCAAATCATAAAAATTTGTCAAGGAGCCAGAGATAAACAAGCTAAGATGTTCCTTAGAAATAATATTTGTGCTGTAGTTCCTGTTAGTGATTCCATAAAACGTGACATATAAACGTGAGCAGcaatgttgtttctttttcataGCCATAAACTACATgaatacagtttaaaaactaTCTTGATATAGAAGATATTACAACTAGAAGATCGGTTTGGTATCAAAATATTGTTAAGAATTAAACCTTTCATGTCATATAATTTGTTTTGATCAACCACATATCACATACGGTGACATAACTCTTAAAAGTTTACTCAAAATGCACGTCCAGGCCCAGTGAATAATCAGAAAACAGGTTCATTCAGGGCCACAATGTTTGTTTCTATGAGGCTGTGTCATACACATTAAACTGGTGCAGTTTTTCTATTGAAACTATCATATATCCAATGACATCAGTGCTCTAAGTTTGCTTCTAAGTTTACATTCTGGAGTGAATGTAAAATTTGTTTGACTCCCATTTTTAACGGAACTCAAATGGGTTTTTCATCCCAAAAACTTCCATGTAATCACTCATCCCATTCCATTGGCAAATAAAATCTAAGCCAGTGGCAAGATcagattttctcttttcatgTCCACCTACAGTGTCATTCAACAAAACCTAACTTTTATGAGCATGATTAATGTACTTTAATGTTCATCAAGAAGGTTAATGAAATGACCTCCAACTCTAgactttaaatacagttttaaatatattaGGTTATTAACACCCCTCCCAATCTTTCCTTCAAAATACCAATGGACCTTGACTGATGATTAATTTGTAGAAGTCCTAAACAACAACTTCTTGGGAAGTCATGAGGACATGTTTATCTGATGATCATGAAATTATATGACATTTGGAAGCAGATTTGTTGTCTACACTGCTTCTAATAATTAACCCAGACTTTCATATAAATAGACAGTTCAGCAGAGATTTTCAAAACAGGAGACCTGCCAAATACCTTCTAAGCTGAACAATGGAGAGATTATCAGTGTTGGTGTGTTTGCTTGCCGTTCTGCCCCACTGCCAGGCTGGAAGTGAGGGCCACATCATGGAGATCCCACATGGAGATCTGGCAGACATCAAGGAAGAGACTGACAAGAAGACAATGGATCAAGGATCAGAAGCATCAGCCGCTTTCCAATCAACAGCCGACTCAACTAGCGAACCAAACATGGCCATGGTTCAGAAGCTGGAGGCCCTGGAAGCTACTGTGAGAGCCCTTGAAGAGACTGTGAGACCCCTTGAAGCTACTGTGAAAGATCTAGAAGCTACTGTGGGAGCCCAGGAAGAAACAATcagagagctggaggagagCAAGAATCAGCTGATGGAACCCAACAGCACACTGGCTGAACAGAGATTGTATGAAGGTAACCAAATATATTATAAGGAGAAATAGTGTGTCATGCAACTATTGTGAACTGCCACTATCTGCTatctgccaccaccatgcttcacagtggggatggtgtatTTGTGATGATGTGTCATCTGGTGGCCAAAATGGTTAATTTTGGCCTAATCAgtccaaagaaccttcttccaatTGGCTTCACTCCTctacatgtcttctggtgaactctagttctagggaatactttttataggcattgCATGTAGACTAAAAAAGCTTGTGTTTGTCTACATGTTTTCAGACCCTATATGTTGGAATTATGATAATACATCTCAAATGGTTATATTTGAAGATTGGAATTTGTAAATGAAGGAACTGAGCTCATATGTCTGTGTTGATATCATGCAGGACTTTATCAGGTTGCATTTTCTGCTGCACTACCAGATGGCAACATTGGTCCCGCAAATTTTCTTCACTCTCTAGTGTACAATCGCGTAATGTCCAACATTGGGGGACATTACAGCCCAGCAACTGGTCAGTATTCAGCGTTATCTTTGTTTCTATAAAATCTCTTAAGGTTAGATATACCAGACATAACTGTTGcctattaaccctttgatgtgccgTGTcagtcaggagatacccattttccatcggatgtgggtcacttttgacccatgctgcgcatcaaagggttaaaagggTTTTTGTGTGCCACTCTTTTTCACTCTTACAATATTTTTATACTCTTTTTAATGTATGATCATGAAATTTGACTGGCATCTCATTGTTGTTCTTCTGTGCAGGTTTTTTTACAGCACCAGTGAGAGGGGTCtattattttaccttcactttctTCTGCTGGGCACAATCGCAACAAACTTGTGGTGGCAGTCTGTATCACAATGGAAACAAGATGACGTCGTGGTATGGTTTTAGTCGATCTAACCCATCCTCTGGATCTAACAACGCTATTTTGCTGTTACAAGCTGGAGACCATGTCAATGTCCGTCTTTGGGCAGACAGGGTAGTCAGTGATAATGTAAATAGGTACTCTACATTCAGTGGATTTTTGCTTTACTCAATGTGAATCCTATAGAAAGGTTGTGATTTCCAACAGATCAGGCTTTTAATAGTTGTCAAAAACGTGGCATAGCATTTGATGTCTTTATATTTTCTGCTATTTACTACACACAAGTGCTTACTCTGCATTTATTAGATTAAGATTTTTTCTAGCAAAGTCCTGATAATGTGGCACAAAACTACAACTACAACTTGTCTTTTTCAATGCTCATTTCATTTGCAATGATAACAAAAGTGTATCCTCCCTAATAAAAGTGTATCAACTGAGTTCATAATATGACACTAACTTGAGTAATGTTTTTATTCTACACCCTAAAGAACAATGTTggggcaaaacaaacaaagaaaacacaacagtttgcatcagtctTTTTGAGTTAGGAGAACTtctgatgaaattatgttcaatcaACAAACAAGTTTGGAGAACCAGCTGTTCCTCCacaatcaaatgtattttttcccacTAGTCCAACTGTCTGACATTGTCCAAGCATGTTACGATGGCATTCAAGGTgataaaaaaagaagttatcAAGCCAGTTTCACTACGTTATCTCAACATGAATTTAGAAgccagaaatttgagtttaaattacacacaatatttcACTGCCAAAGGtatcaacattattatgtcaacccaAGCCATTCAATTAATGTGTTTGCAACTTTAATAATAGACACTAAAAGTcgaaagtctggacacaccttctcattcaatggttttattttaattatttcctccattgtagattaatactgaacacatcaaaactattaaagaatacatatggaattatgttgtaaacaaaaaaatgttaatcttcaatattaatccacaatgtaggaaataatacaaataaataaaaaccattgaatcagaaggtgtgtccagacttttgactggtagtgtattcaAATCAGTATATTCAGCTTGCAGTCATGCATCTATTTAAGTGGTGGGAAAAGGTTCCCTGAATGACTTTTTAGAGGAACACCGTTACAAAAACATGCCGCTCCTCCTGCTGATCCAGTGTTTTttgcatatacacacacacaaaaactccTTTCTATTTCTTTAACGTCAGAAATGCAGTGGCTTTAGTTGGAATTTTTCTGTCACTAAATCTTCATTGCTTTTTATTTGAACCtcacaacattttaaagaaatcttTGCACTTAAGAATAGGGCTAAAACTAAAACATAAGAATTTCACTAGCCAAAGTGTGAGCATTTTAAGAAATCAATTACCAGCTGGTTAATGTCGAGAAAAACATGGTCAGGTATATTCTGCGTTTGCATGCAGTGTTAACATTTGTGCACCAGTTCTATAGGTATTACTTGATGTAATCATTTCAAAGTCAGTTCATTTAATGGCTGAAAATTTGGATCTAGTTACTAATCAATAAGCTACAATGAAGGAAGTGATATTAACCCACAGAAAGCAGTCTTCAGTCAAAGGTATT comes from Amphiprion ocellaris isolate individual 3 ecotype Okinawa chromosome 23, ASM2253959v1, whole genome shotgun sequence and encodes:
- the si:ch211-63p21.8 gene encoding kelch-like protein 33, which codes for MEFTRRYLPMEWEERWRREKERRKRVIEEGGEGIEQDNRELRRIMAYNDSRMGLTSGRENKEGSEVRMSGASQDRTGEHMSDEAFGDEGHNIHTCCSKSYPKEVFAALKEFRDSSLLTDLTLTLENGNSFHVHSLILAAVSGFILERLKEKSGEQNAEQYDSNEDVGVDRWSVHLGTRVDHVGLRAVVEFAYTGVVLSLNKDIMAQIKAAAQVLVVPRLVELCSKKERTKEGDSAKKEERTISIPEQMKITLQSIEQLWADRVGCDVTLNVDGTFFHVHRVILAASSDYFRGMFTCGMKESRQTCVELPFLLAPEFEALLGCSYSGIVRLGWESVFEITCTALQLQFQPALSICLNFMQQQIQADSCLDVASFAEAYGMSDLLEEANDFVLRNFREVSATAKFQDLPAEKLLDFICCDGLYVPSELAVFRAVISWIEADPEERLPQAGLLMTGVRFPLMTFREFREVRAINLRMECFGDKEVELYGSALKEFGFSLPKSQDYCRVRRPKDVVVLVGGDQLNPDMGRRIPSRELWFANSLRSGTGLVKEIEWRRLGEIPDKPKFRHGVAVMEGMLYVVGGCYFYAKDDMMKSAYRYDPVKDSWKRLADMHELRSNFSVVVLEERLYAIGGDKEINANIDSVETYNPDTDSWSFVQPLDQALSGYAVAVLNEGIFISGGFNCKYVCLVSMFLYHPERGTTYLADMTNDRAQHCMEALQGHLYVAGGVCNLRKFYTDQQACEVYDPVADAWTAFASLPVPHVGAASVVLEEKFYVLGGYCQDDYSESGLVHRFNPSTQRWENMGKLSGAVTDIRACLLRLPQHLRQ
- the LOC111571739 gene encoding complement C1q-like protein 2 translates to MERLSVLVCLLAVLPHCQAGSEGHIMEIPHGDLADIKEETDKKTMDQGSEASAAFQSTADSTSEPNMAMVQKLEALEATVRALEETVRPLEATVKDLEATVGAQEETIRELEESKNQLMEPNSTLAEQRLYEGLYQVAFSAALPDGNIGPANFLHSLVYNRVMSNIGGHYSPATGFFTAPVRGVYYFTFTFFCWAQSQQTCGGSLYHNGNKMTSWYGFSRSNPSSGSNNAILLLQAGDHVNVRLWADRVVSDNVNRYSTFSGFLLYSM